One Hydrogenispora ethanolica genomic region harbors:
- a CDS encoding aspartyl-phosphate phosphatase Spo0E family protein, with product MQSTTPSSIHVLRQQIVAGRGKLQDLWNLYGATNAAVLAASAELDHLICQYHQLMNRDGMGLPDYPSLTE from the coding sequence ATGCAATCGACAACCCCATCCTCCATTCACGTTCTCCGGCAACAGATCGTCGCCGGACGCGGCAAGCTCCAGGACCTTTGGAACCTCTACGGGGCCACCAATGCCGCTGTTCTGGCGGCTAGCGCCGAGTTGGACCATTTGATCTGCCAGTATCATCAATTGATGAACCGGGATGGGATGGGGTTGCCGGACTATCCATCACTCACCGAGTGA